A portion of the Bdellovibrionales bacterium genome contains these proteins:
- a CDS encoding ATP-binding cassette domain-containing protein, translated as MLIGGSGSGKTTFLRLAAGLLKPDLGQIQLSSQVQEWGYVSQNSGLVPWLDVMQNLRVFLKNTSETFEKCKELLNRFGLSSYEALYPRDLSGGMKQKVSLIRAFASNPEIVLMDEPFSHLDMALKSELYLFARELWQTTGAAVILVTHDIDEALLLAHRILICSAQDKNLAASPSPPILADSIVELRANPSYIGEYSALFKVLIDEYNKQNWNRLH; from the coding sequence GTGCTCATCGGTGGAAGTGGCTCTGGAAAAACGACCTTTCTTCGATTGGCGGCCGGCCTACTTAAGCCAGATTTGGGACAGATTCAGCTTTCTTCCCAAGTGCAAGAATGGGGGTACGTTAGCCAAAATTCAGGACTTGTTCCTTGGCTTGATGTCATGCAAAATCTTCGGGTTTTTCTAAAGAACACCAGTGAGACTTTTGAAAAATGTAAGGAATTGCTAAATCGTTTTGGATTGAGTTCCTACGAGGCTCTTTATCCCCGTGATCTCTCGGGGGGAATGAAACAAAAAGTTTCACTGATTCGAGCTTTTGCATCAAATCCTGAGATTGTTCTGATGGATGAGCCTTTTTCTCACCTCGACATGGCACTAAAAAGCGAGCTCTATCTTTTTGCACGCGAACTCTGGCAAACGACGGGGGCTGCCGTGATACTGGTGACCCACGACATAGATGAGGCCCTTCTTTTAGCCCATCGAATTCTTATTTGCTCAGCCCAAGACAAAAATCTTGCCGCGAGTCCTTCACCTCCCATTTTAGCTGATTCAATTGTTGAGTTACGTGCCAATCCTTCTTACATAGGCGAGTATTCTGCTCTTTTTAAGGTTTTAATTGATGAATATAACAAACAGAATTGGAATAGGCTTCATTAG
- a CDS encoding ABC transporter substrate-binding protein → MNNYYKLSLSLFILLSFLSSGATGNRPIKVGSSPVVSSVGIYIAMDKGYFKDEGLDVNVTDFKNSGAPMTLLLAKGELDVGAGNLTSGLFNAMTEGQQFKLVADKGHLALDRDYIGLLVREDHLANGRYKNFGDLKGFKMGLTALDGVSQQIIAERFLAKAGLTAKDVTFVKLSYAEMNVALRTKQIDACIQLEPFLTQAEKDGIGKRVVGGVEVHPRQQSAAIFFSPNFISERPADGIKFMKAYLRGVRLYNKSIENKSFDKDLLVSLKKHIPVGQDTLWTEMRPVGLNNNGLLDLTSLQQDLEWYRNRKYLTKPLKVEEVVELEFANQATTLLDNATN, encoded by the coding sequence TTGAATAATTACTATAAGCTCTCCTTATCTCTATTTATTCTTCTTTCTTTTCTTTCTTCAGGGGCGACAGGTAATCGGCCCATAAAAGTTGGATCTTCTCCAGTTGTCAGCAGTGTCGGGATCTATATCGCTATGGATAAAGGATATTTTAAAGATGAAGGACTCGATGTAAATGTCACTGACTTTAAAAACTCCGGAGCCCCCATGACTCTTCTACTCGCCAAGGGAGAGTTAGATGTCGGAGCGGGAAATCTGACTTCTGGCCTCTTTAATGCGATGACAGAGGGACAACAGTTCAAGCTCGTCGCTGATAAAGGTCATTTGGCATTAGACCGCGACTACATAGGTCTCCTCGTTCGTGAAGATCATCTTGCCAATGGACGATATAAGAATTTCGGAGATCTAAAGGGATTCAAGATGGGTCTTACTGCTTTGGACGGAGTATCCCAACAAATAATCGCCGAAAGATTTCTTGCAAAAGCAGGCCTTACGGCCAAAGACGTAACTTTCGTTAAGCTTTCCTATGCCGAAATGAATGTTGCGCTCAGAACAAAACAAATCGACGCTTGCATTCAATTAGAACCATTCCTGACTCAAGCAGAAAAAGATGGCATCGGAAAAAGAGTGGTGGGCGGGGTGGAAGTGCACCCTCGTCAACAAAGTGCAGCTATTTTCTTTTCTCCCAATTTTATTTCTGAACGCCCTGCTGATGGAATTAAATTTATGAAGGCATATTTGCGAGGGGTTCGACTTTACAACAAGTCAATTGAAAACAAGTCTTTTGATAAGGATCTCCTTGTATCCCTGAAAAAACACATTCCGGTCGGTCAAGATACCTTATGGACTGAAATGCGACCCGTCGGATTAAATAACAATGGTCTTCTCGACTTAACCTCACTTCAACAGGATTTGGAATGGTATCGGAATAGGAAATACTTAACTAAGCCTCTCAAAGTCGAGGAAGTTGTAGAATTAGAATTTGCAAATCAAGCGACCACACTTTTAGACAATGCCACCAATTGA